CTGGACGGCGGGACGCTCGGCGAGTATTTCGTCCGCAGTGAACAGGGCAGACGGGTGATGGCGGAGCCGGCGGAACGCATCGTCCGTCGTCTCGGTCTGCCGCGGCGATCCGCGATTGCCGCCCAGCCTTGGTACCGGAAGCTGCTTGCGCATCGCGGCGGGGTGAACGGCTGATGGCGGGGGGAGGACGTTTTTCCCCGGCAGCCTATTCGGCCCGGCTGAGAGCGGGAGACGCGGACGGAGCGGTGCCGCTTGAGCGGGAGAACGATGCGGTTCGCGACTTTCAGCGGCTGGCGGAAGATATCCGGACGTACCTCGCGATGCCGCGCGGGGTGACGGAGGAAGAGCGCAGGCAGTATAACGAACGGCTGAACCGCGCGGTGCTCGGCTTCCCGGAGGAACGGGAGCATATAATGGCCGTAATCGCGGACCGGCTGATGCGGCAGCGGATTCACGAGCTTCCCGGACTGAACCATCCGTATGCTTCGCTGGCCGAAGCGCTGTTCGCCGAGGTCATCGGACTGAACGTGCTCGAGTTGGTGCTGCGCGGCCGCGAGGGGCTGGAGGAAATCCAGGTCGTCGGGACGCGGATTTTCGAAGTGCGGGACGGGCTCAGCCGGCCCTCCGCCTTCCGGTTCGAATCGGAGCGGGACGTCGAGCGCATTCAGCAAAACCTGGTGCTGTACAACAACGACCGTATCAACCCGCGAAAGCGGTGGGCGGAGGTCATGCTGCGTGACGGAACGCGCGTGACGATGACCGGCTACGGCTTTACGGCGCAGCCGACGCTGACGCTGCGGTTTTATACGGTGCGGCAGTTCCGGCTGGACACGTTATGCCGCGCGGAATACGGCACGATGAACGAGCGGATCCGGGATATGCTGCTGGCTGTGCTGCAGGCTCGTTTGAATCTGGTCGTGATCGGCCCGACCAACTCCGGCAAGACGCACCTGATCAAGGCGCTAATCGCCGAGCTGCCGGACGAGGAGCGGATCGTTACGATCGAAGGGCGGCACGAGATGATGCTGCGGCGGGATTTCCCGGCCAAAAACGTCATCGAATACGAGACGGACGAGGAGGACCCCATGCATCGGCCGGCGCAGGCGTTTAAGCTGGCGCTGCGGCAGTCGCCCCAGCGAATTATTCACGCGGAGATTCGGGACGAGGATGCGAATATTTACGTCCGCGCCTGCACGCGCGGGCATTCCGGCAGCATGACGACGGTGCATGCGAGCGCGCTGGAGGATGTGCCCGAAGCGATCGCCGATATGTGCATGCTTGACGGCCGCGGGATGGACCCGGTCCGGCTGACGAAACGCGTCGCCGAATATGTGACGCAGATGGGCATCGAGATGCGCAATATCGGAGGACGAAGAAGGCTTGTCCGCTTAGCGGAGCTCGATTGGTCGGACGGCGCAGTCAAGGTCCGGGATTGGGCGCGGTTCGACGCCGGCGCGGGTGAATGGAGCTATCCGGCGGCTCCATCCAGCCGGGTACTTGCAAGGCTGAAGGAAGGAGCCGATCCTTCGCTCCTAAGCGGCTGCAAGGTTCGGGACCTAGCGAAGCAGGAAGAGAGAGGGGCATGATGGATAACGCAGCTTATTTGCTGGCCGGTGCGCTCTTCCTGACGCTTTTTACAGCGATCTATTTCCTGCTTCAGCTCGGGGTCGCCCGAATGCAGTTGACAAGCCGGCTGGGCTACCGGCAGGAGCGGCGGCTGAGCCGCAGGTTCGAGCGTTTTCTTATGAAGCGCGAAGCCCTGTACCGTCATTTATCGGAGCTCATGGAGTCGCTGCAGCTTGCCGGCGGTCCCGCTCCCGTCGTCCTGACGACGGCGCTGCTGCTACTCGGCGGCCTATTGGCGGGCGCGTATCTGTTCCAAAGCGTAAAGGGCACGGTTCTCCTTGGCGGCGTGATGGGAGCTTTCCCGTATACGCTGCTGCGCATGATGCTCGTCCACCGGCAGATGAAGACGAGAATCGACTTCTTGCCTGCGGTGGAGCTGTTTTACCAATGCTGCCTAGTCAGCGGCGGGAGACAGATTCGCACCGCGTTGCAGCGGACGGTCGAGGAGAAGCGGCTGCTTGGCCCGATGCAGTCGGTATTCGAGCAGCTGTATCGCAATTTGTCGGTGAGGGGCGACGACGAGGCGAGCCTGCGCATTTTTTCGGCCTCGCTCGGGCATGTCTGGGCTGATTATTTCGTGAACATCGTCCGGGCGGGACTGGCTGAAGGCCATCCGGTCGAAAGCAACCTGAAAGACCTGATCTCCGATATGCGCAAAGCGCGAAGAGCCAATCAACAGGAGCGCAACAAGCTGCTGGAGATCCGGCTGGCCAATTTTTCGCCTCTCCTGTTTCTCGGCTTGTTTGTCGGCATCAATGTCAAGTTCAACCGGCATAACGCCTATTTGTACTACGTCGTCGATCCGAAGGGCCGGGACCTGCTGCTGAACGCGTTTGTTCTGATTTTCATCTCGTTCTTGATGGGACTGTGGTTGTCGCGTAAAAAAATGTAACGCCTATGCCGGGCTGACCGGAGCGAAGCGATTTTCAATAGGGAGAATGAAGGGAGGGTTCGCGATGGACGACACACTGTCGCGAGCGGTCGTTTGGGCGGCGCTTGCCGGCCAGTATGCGCTTGGCATGGTGTTTGGCATCGCGCTGCTTCGCGCGATTTTCGCCCGCAGGCCAAGATGGGCGCACCTTGCTTCCCTGCGATGGGGCGGGAAGGAGGTTCCGGAGCGGGTGCTCCGCCTTGCGCGGCTTCGCCGCACCGACCCGGTCTTTAAAGAGCGGGAGCGCCTGCTGGCCGGATGCGGCTACTCCGGCGACGCGGCGGTTTATGTGCTGGTGCGAAGGGCGTTCCTTGCCGGATTTCCGCTTTGGGCCGCGGCTGCTTACGGACTTGCCGGGCTGCCGAAAGCTCCGTTTCCCTCTTATGCCCCGCTCCTTGCATTAGGCATCGCCATGCTGTTCATGATGGGGGACAAGGTATGGCTGGAGGCGCTGCGCAAGCACCGTTCGGAACGCATGACAAAGGAAATTTACGTCGTCAGCAGTCAGCTGCTGTACCTTTCCGGATCCTCGCTGCACATCCATACGAAGCTGATGCGCTGCCTGCCGTATACCCGAACGATGCGGGCCGATATGCAGACGATGCTCGGGGAATGGTACCACGACGCCGAAGGTGCGCTGAGGCGTTTCAAGCTTCGTCTGGGAACCGAGGACGGAATGAGCTTCGTCGAAACGATCGACTCGCTGCGCCTCCACGAAAGCGAGGAATATTACGTACTGCTGCGCGAGCGGATTCAGGACTATAAGGAGAAGCTTGATCTGGCGAAGGAGAGCCGGAAGGAATCGACGTCTTACGTGCTGTTCGTACTGGCCGGCATCCCGATCCTGTATACGTTCCAGATTTTTATTTATCCCTGGGTGCGGGAAGGACAGAAGCTTTTTGAATCGCTTCATTGAAGCGGGCCGGTGCCGTTTCGCCGGTTGACCATGTCATGAATGGTCCGAGAACGTGTAGGAGGTGAGATAATGCGGAATATTTTGATGACGGTGATGATGATCGTCGTGGTCGTGCTGTTGTTTAATGCGATCGTAACGAAGGATACGACCGGCACGAAGGCCCAAATTCAGGCGCAAGGCGACGCGGCCAATACGAAAATCGGCGAATTGAATCCGTAAGCGGCGGCAGGCCTGCGCAGGCGGCGTTTGCTTGGCCGGTTACGCGCCGGCCGGTTACAAATGAGCCCTGTCTTAATCTTCTCGGGAGGTGATCGAATGCGCGCACTGCTGATGACGATGCTGCTGGTTGTCGTCGTGATTACCCTGTATACGAATATAACCGGGGGCGATGAAGGGACAAAAGCGCTGCTTGAGCGATCGGGAAGCCATATGGCCAATTCCATCCGGAGGATGAACCCTTGAGAAGCCTGCTCGTGTTTGTGCTTTTTGCCGCGACGATCTGCTGGTTTTTGTTTTCGCCGATATACAAGCATGTGCTTGTCGTTCGGCAGGCCGTTCTTCAGGCGGAGGTCGACTATTTGCTCGAAATCGGCTCCAACGCGGATCACGGTTATATCGACGAAACGATGATGGAGCAGTCCAGACTGCGGCTCGCCGGCTTCGGGCTGCATCCGGACGAAATCCGTTACGAGGTGACGGGTTCGAACAGCGCGCTTGCGACCAGTGCCGCCGCACCGCTGCCGCGAGGAACGGGACTTAGCCTGACGATTTCCTATCCGGTGGAGGGACTGCTCGACATCGACCGGCTGATCGGTATCGAGCCGCTCCCGGCGGACTCCCGGCTGCGTGCGGCAGGTATGAAAATGAGCGAGTATGTACCTTAGTTGACGCACGGTGGGTGAAGTATGTATAAGCTCGTTTTGATCCTTCTCATGATGGTCGTCTGGATGTCGATGCATGCGCTGCAGACGGACGAGGAAATGGCGGCGGCCGCCTTGTTTCAAGGCAAGCATGCGGTCAACCGGGCCGCCCATGCGGCTGCGCAGCAGCTCGACCCCGCGGCGCTTGCCGACGGCAGGCTTCATATTGACGAGGACGCGGCCGCCAGGGAAGCCGCGCATTATTTGCAGGCCAATTTGCAGCTGGACAAAGACGGCATGCCGCTGCCCGGCGCTTACTTGCGTGACCGGGTGGAGGTGCTCGTATGCGATGTCGTCAATGACGATCAATCGTTTCCCTACGTGTATCGAAATGCGGCATACGATTACGAAGTCACGCTCCGAAAGCCCGGCGTCGTCATGATCGTGAAGCTGGTATACCCCCGGGTCTTTTCCGTTATGGAACCGATTGAATGGGACATTAAAGGAACGGCCGAGCTCGTCGACTACTGACGAGCCGGCTGTTTTGCTGTTTGCTTCTTCCGCAGGAGACCGGCAGCCGTCCTAATTTGGTATAATGAAGCCATGGATTGGAAAATAGGAAAGCGGTGAACCCTTGTATGCTTCATGAACCATTGCTGCGCAGCGAGCTCGAATCGCGCATCGCGCGCCTGCAGCAGTCGCTGCGGCGGGAAGGGCTGTCCGGTTTTCTCGTGACGCAGCATCTCGGCCTCTATTACCTTATCGGCTCGATGCAGGCCGGCTACGCGTTTGTGCCGGCCGACGGAAACCCGGTTTTCTACGTGCGCCGGAGCGTCTCGCGCGCGCAGTCGGAATCGGCGGTGCGTGTCGAGCCGCTGCCATCGCTCCGGTCGCTGCGGCTGATGCTGGAGCGGGACTTCCCCGGGTTGTTTTCCGGCGCAGACGCAGGCGATCTTCGCATTGCGGCCGATATGGATGTGCTTCCGGCACAATTGTGCAGGAAGCTGGAAGATCAGCTGGCCGGCGCAGCTAAGCTCGTCGACGGCTCTGCGCTGCTGCGCGCCATGCGGATGATCAAATCGCCGTGGGAAATCGGCCGGATCGAAGCGGCGGCGCAGGCGGCGCACGAAGCGCTTTTTGCCGCGCTGAACGATTTGCGGGCAGGCATGACCGAGCAGAAGCTGATGGGCCGCATCGAATTCGAGCTTCGGCTGCGGGGCCATATCGGCATCATGCGCACCCGCGGGTACAACATGGAAATTTTGACCGGTATGATCGGAGCCGGAGAAGCGGCGGCCGAGCCCAGCGCGTTCGACGGCCCGGCCGGCGGGCGCGGGCTCGGCTCGGCTGCTGCGCAAAGCGTCAGCATGAGGCCGATCGGACGGAACGAGCCGATTCTGCTCGACGTCGGCTGCTGCATCGACGGCTACGTTATCGACCAGACGCGTACAGCTGTCATCGGCGAGCTGCCGGACGATTTGGCCGCGGCATACGCCATAACGGAAGCGATCGTCCATAGGTCCGAGCAGCTCATGAAACCGGGCGTTTCGCCCGAAGCGCTCTATGCGGCGGCGCTGGAGCAGGCGGCGGAAGCCGGGCTGTCCGAGCATTTTATGGGGTATGGCGACGACCGGGTAAAATTTCTTGGCCACGGCATCGGGCTTGAAGTGGATGAATGGCCGGTGCTGGCCAGGGGCTTCCGCGAACCGCTTGCAGCCGGCATGGTTCTGGCGGTCGAACCGAAATTCACCTTTCCCGGCCGGGGCGTCGTCGGCATCGAGAACAGCTATCTGGTGGCGCCGGAAGGACCGCGGGCGCTGACCCGGTCGCCCGAAGGACTGATTACGCTTCCGTAACGCGCCGCCGGATACGGCCGTTCGAGACGCATTTTTCCGGCGCATAACTTCGGGCTGCGGGACGTATGTTTCATGGAACCGGCGAGCGGCTGGCGCTATCCGGCTTTCGCCGTTTGTCCGGCCGCGATGCGGGGGAGCTTGACGGAGAGCGATTCATTTTGTACAGAAGCCCAACGTTTCTTTCGATTTCGGTAATCGGCGGCAGATGCACGAATATCGTCAAGGGAAGGAGGCAGCGCCGTATGGCGACCAAAATGTTTATCAGCTCGGTATCCGGCGGCCTTGAGGAAATTCGGCAGCAGGTGGCTTCGTTTATTGCCAAAGCGGGACACGAGCCGATCCTGTTCGAAGCCGACGCCTTCGCCAAAAATCAGGCCGGTACCATGATCGCCACCTGTCTGCGCGCGGTCGAGCAGGCTCATATCTACATTCTCATCATCGGCTACGAGGTCGGTTATTTCGTCCACGATGCCGGCAAAAGCGTGACGCACCTCGAGCTGAGAAAGGCGATTGCGGCCGGCAAGACGATCTATGTTTTTGCCGAAGAATATATCAAAAATTTTTACTTCAAGGAGTATTTGCGCATTTACCGCCAGCTGCGTGACAGCGAAGACGCCGACTCGGATAAGCCGCCGTCGTTCGAAGCGGTGATCCGGCAGATCGGGAGCATGTCGGTCAAGCGGGAGGTGCTGAACATCTTGAACGACGCATACCAGGTCGTGCCGTGGGTGTTCGGCTTTCAAAGCTCCGATGATATCGTACGCATCTTGAAGCAGGAGCTCAGCGCCTCGCTCGAGGCGCATATCGCGCTGCGCAACAGCAAGCAGCTGCAATCGCTCGACAAAGTCATGCTGGCTGCGGAGCGGTTCGAGCAATACAATCGGTTTATGGAGGATTTTTTTCCGCTGGTCGACGAAATCCGGCTGACCCGTTTTGAAGAATTGCTGCGCAAGACGCAAAGTCACCTGAAGGGCGGCACCATTTGCTACGACGAAGGGGCGGGCATCATCTCCGAGCTGGTGACGGTCGGCAACTGCGATGCCACCTCGCTGTATTATTTCGACGGCGAAGGCCGCTTTGAGCTCGTCGCGCTGTCCGGCCTGGCGCATCCGCGGCAAACGTCCATCCCGCTTCACGATCCGGGCTCCTATGTGGCTTCCGCTTACCGCGAGGCGATCGCGTTTAATCCGGACGACGGAAACAGGCCGCCGTCCACGGAAATTTTTTATACCGATCAAACGATTTATTTGTGCCACGTTTTTGGACGTTTCGTGTTTACGATTCATTTCCCGATCGAGGATCAGGCGGTGGACGCGGCGTTTTTGGACGGGCGGACGGATGACCTGTACGCCGGTTTATTGAACATTAAAGCAAACAGTGATATTCTGGAATTAATCCGATTTATATTATGCGCCGGGGGGAATGAACGATGGAAGCCAATGCGAGACGGGCTCGCGTCACGCTGACGATCGCCGATATCGTGCGGGAGCGCAACGACCAGCTGGCCGAAGCGGCGGAAGGCATTTCCCTGCTCCGGGACTCGGGGATGCTGAGACTGGCCGCCGGCAGACGGCAGGCACCGGATGGTTTGCCCGGCGGAGCGCAGCTTGCGGCTGCCGAATCCGCTGTGGATTATAAGGGAGCGCGGCGGATCGTCTGACGGCCGCCGTACATACGTGACGGAGACAGGACAAGAAACGGTTGAACCGGACCTTGTCCTTTTGTTTTTTAACTCTGGCACATCAGTTTCCTCAATTATTTGATTGTCATTAAGCGAAATCAGAATCAAGCTCCGGCTTAATTTTGACTGTGCTACAATGGGGCATAGGTTTACAGGTCAAGCGGTAAGCGGTGAAGCTCCGCCGCTGTCCAGGCGACCCGGCGCTTCAAAACGGCACACCGCTTCTTCGGGCGCATCCTGGCCGGAAAGACAAGCCGACAAGCCGTAAATCGAGGCGTACCCGGCATTCGCAAAGCGGCGGCGGACTCCAAAGAAATAATCGGCACGGCAACGAAGGAGGCGACAAACGAGCGTAACCCGGACGTACCGGACGGCGATGCGGCAAGATATAATTCCGGTAAACCGGTATATCGGAAATTAAGGGAATCGGCTGCTCCCAGGAGCCGCACACTTAAACTACAGTCAAGTTTTCGGAGCCGCGAATTGATCGCAGAGTAAGCGATCCGCTTTTTTTTCGGACACCTTGCCGGTGCAGCAGGTATCAACGCGGGTCGAAATCGGATTCGCAACGCCGATCGCATATGCGAGCTGAATCTCATTCCTGTCGAACCGGGGTCCGGCAGAACTTTCTAAAAATACTTGATGCGTTCAATAACGAGTTGCGCTGCGAAAGGTTCATGTAAGCGATTTCTCGCGGCTGCCTGTTCGAATTCCTTCTGTCGTAATACGTTTCCCTTATACGAATGCAAAGGATGTGGACGAAGTCGATGAGCGTGAAATTATCCGTTTTTACGGTGGCGACGCCGGATTTAACGCCGGAGGAGCTGTGCCGGGCGGCCGCTTCGGCGGGCATTGAAGGCTTGGAATGGCGCTGCAAGGAAACGCCGGAAGAGCTGCGCAAGGAGAAGCCCTCCTTCTGGGGGCATAACATATGCACGATTTCGCCGGATGCGGGCGAAGACGAAATCGCCCGGTTCGAGCGGGCGGCGTCAGGCAGCGGCAGAAAAGTACTGGCGCTGACGCCGTACTTGGCCTGCGGCGATCTCGAAAGCACCGACCGGGTCTTCCGCCTGGCGAAGCGGCTCGGCGCATCGATGGTGCGCGTCGGCGTCCCCGGCTATAACCGGACGCGCCCGTACGGCGAGCTGTTTGAAGAAGCGATCGCTTATTTGAACGAGGTCGAGCCGCTCGCGCGGGACTACGGGATCAAGGCACTGATCGAGACGCATCATGTGACGATCGCGCCCAGCGCCGGCCTGGCGCACCGGCTCGTCAGCCGGTATAATCCCGAGCATGTCGGCGTCTTGTACGATCCGGGAAACATGGTGCACGAAGGCTTCGAAAATTACCGGATGGGTCTGGAACTGCTCGGCCCGCATCTGGCGCACGTGCATGTGAAGAACGCCGGCTGGTCGCCGTCCGAGTCGCAGCCGAATACGCCGCAGGCGATGGGCGCAGGCGGCGCGGAAGCCGATCCGCTTCAGCCCGCCGACTGGAAATCCGGCTGGCGGCCGATCGCAAGCGGCATCGTGCCGTGGAAGCAGGTGCTGGCCGATCTGAAATCGGTCAACTACGACGGCTGGTTCGGGCTGGAGGATTTCAGCGGCGCATACGGATCCGCGGAGATGCTGCACACTTACGCCAAACAAATGAAAACTTGGATGGAGGAGTTGTAAACATGAGTGAGAACAAGCTGAGGTTCGGCATTATCGGTGTAGGGAACATGGGCTCCGGACACGTGAAAACGCTGCTTGCGGGGCAGGTCGAGGGAGCGGAGCTCACCGCGGTGTGCGATGGCTTCGAGCCGAAGCGCGAGTGGGCGAAAAAGGAATGGCCGGGGCTGCCCGTGTTCGAGGATTCGGCCTCGATGATCGATTCGGGCCTGGTCGACGCGGTCGTCGTGGCGACGCCGCATTACGATCATCCGACCGAGGCGATTCAGGCGTTCGCCAAAGGCATGCAC
This genomic window from Paenibacillus humicola contains:
- a CDS encoding ATPase, T2SS/T4P/T4SS family; this encodes MAGGGRFSPAAYSARLRAGDADGAVPLERENDAVRDFQRLAEDIRTYLAMPRGVTEEERRQYNERLNRAVLGFPEEREHIMAVIADRLMRQRIHELPGLNHPYASLAEALFAEVIGLNVLELVLRGREGLEEIQVVGTRIFEVRDGLSRPSAFRFESERDVERIQQNLVLYNNDRINPRKRWAEVMLRDGTRVTMTGYGFTAQPTLTLRFYTVRQFRLDTLCRAEYGTMNERIRDMLLAVLQARLNLVVIGPTNSGKTHLIKALIAELPDEERIVTIEGRHEMMLRRDFPAKNVIEYETDEEDPMHRPAQAFKLALRQSPQRIIHAEIRDEDANIYVRACTRGHSGSMTTVHASALEDVPEAIADMCMLDGRGMDPVRLTKRVAEYVTQMGIEMRNIGGRRRLVRLAELDWSDGAVKVRDWARFDAGAGEWSYPAAPSSRVLARLKEGADPSLLSGCKVRDLAKQEERGA
- a CDS encoding type II secretion system F family protein; amino-acid sequence: MMDNAAYLLAGALFLTLFTAIYFLLQLGVARMQLTSRLGYRQERRLSRRFERFLMKREALYRHLSELMESLQLAGGPAPVVLTTALLLLGGLLAGAYLFQSVKGTVLLGGVMGAFPYTLLRMMLVHRQMKTRIDFLPAVELFYQCCLVSGGRQIRTALQRTVEEKRLLGPMQSVFEQLYRNLSVRGDDEASLRIFSASLGHVWADYFVNIVRAGLAEGHPVESNLKDLISDMRKARRANQQERNKLLEIRLANFSPLLFLGLFVGINVKFNRHNAYLYYVVDPKGRDLLLNAFVLIFISFLMGLWLSRKKM
- a CDS encoding M24 family metallopeptidase, whose translation is MLHEPLLRSELESRIARLQQSLRREGLSGFLVTQHLGLYYLIGSMQAGYAFVPADGNPVFYVRRSVSRAQSESAVRVEPLPSLRSLRLMLERDFPGLFSGADAGDLRIAADMDVLPAQLCRKLEDQLAGAAKLVDGSALLRAMRMIKSPWEIGRIEAAAQAAHEALFAALNDLRAGMTEQKLMGRIEFELRLRGHIGIMRTRGYNMEILTGMIGAGEAAAEPSAFDGPAGGRGLGSAAAQSVSMRPIGRNEPILLDVGCCIDGYVIDQTRTAVIGELPDDLAAAYAITEAIVHRSEQLMKPGVSPEALYAAALEQAAEAGLSEHFMGYGDDRVKFLGHGIGLEVDEWPVLARGFREPLAAGMVLAVEPKFTFPGRGVVGIENSYLVAPEGPRALTRSPEGLITLP
- a CDS encoding DUF4062 domain-containing protein, producing the protein MATKMFISSVSGGLEEIRQQVASFIAKAGHEPILFEADAFAKNQAGTMIATCLRAVEQAHIYILIIGYEVGYFVHDAGKSVTHLELRKAIAAGKTIYVFAEEYIKNFYFKEYLRIYRQLRDSEDADSDKPPSFEAVIRQIGSMSVKREVLNILNDAYQVVPWVFGFQSSDDIVRILKQELSASLEAHIALRNSKQLQSLDKVMLAAERFEQYNRFMEDFFPLVDEIRLTRFEELLRKTQSHLKGGTICYDEGAGIISELVTVGNCDATSLYYFDGEGRFELVALSGLAHPRQTSIPLHDPGSYVASAYREAIAFNPDDGNRPPSTEIFYTDQTIYLCHVFGRFVFTIHFPIEDQAVDAAFLDGRTDDLYAGLLNIKANSDILELIRFILCAGGNERWKPMRDGLASR
- a CDS encoding sugar phosphate isomerase/epimerase family protein — its product is MKLSVFTVATPDLTPEELCRAAASAGIEGLEWRCKETPEELRKEKPSFWGHNICTISPDAGEDEIARFERAASGSGRKVLALTPYLACGDLESTDRVFRLAKRLGASMVRVGVPGYNRTRPYGELFEEAIAYLNEVEPLARDYGIKALIETHHVTIAPSAGLAHRLVSRYNPEHVGVLYDPGNMVHEGFENYRMGLELLGPHLAHVHVKNAGWSPSESQPNTPQAMGAGGAEADPLQPADWKSGWRPIASGIVPWKQVLADLKSVNYDGWFGLEDFSGAYGSAEMLHTYAKQMKTWMEEL